The Ruminococcaceae bacterium BL-4 region GGCATGAAAAGATAGGCTTGTTGAATATTTCCAACTTAATTAATATACCATACTAAACCTTATTTGTCAAAGTAAGAATTGGCAGTGATCAAGATCCTTACATTTTAAACGAATTAACAGAAAAATCCCATAAAATGTTTTTAAACTTTATACTTCAGAAAATATAAAATTAATAACAAATTAATCCAATAATTATAATTAATGGATTGGATTTTACAATATATAAGTTTAAAGGAGAGATTTTTATGAAACACACAAAGAAAGCAGCACCACAGGAAAGTAATGATTCAAATCAGTTTTCGGAGTCTTCTCAGAAGCCTCCGAAAAAGAAATCTAAAGTTGGAAAATAGGTTCTGATCGTAATTGCCGTCTTTGTAGTTGTTGGAGTAGCTACTAATATGGCTGGAAAAAATAAAGACGGAGCAACCCCAGCACAA contains the following coding sequences:
- a CDS encoding protein of unknown function (Evidence 5 : Unknown function), with the translated sequence MDFTIYKFKGEIFMKHTKKAAPQESNDSNQFSESSQKPPKKKSKVGK